Proteins encoded within one genomic window of Humulus lupulus chromosome 1, drHumLupu1.1, whole genome shotgun sequence:
- the LOC133825895 gene encoding uncharacterized protein LOC133825895, translated as MSKLEELSTKMAHMQANFGSHSSFGSHSRVNKIEVEAPIDTAPEVEAPMDTTPDFEAPIDTTPEVEVLMDNTPGIEAPVDTSTLYETPTPSPSIHPEPLKKDVKCKLYIGQGCDVVALGWVVATKGNVHGKSLAPGNYRVVVDRCLDGSAKLPVSVGDEMTLVVHAVNSYVAWPSHLIITYDHEQEPKRLKRKRISAACPPTQDLKHPPQHLPTTQEEAGSSMASKSPIIFKVLTGLPMFLKILLGSVKYVEPGFMIDIVMETNIMGEQYTLYISNEDIVHFGLMEEIGVSCVSFYIR; from the exons ATGTCCAAGCTTGAAGAATTATCAACCAAGATGGCACATATGCAAGCTAACTTTGGTAGTCATTCTAGCTTTGGCAGCCATTCTAGAGTCAATAAAATAGAAGTTGAGGCACCAATTGACACTGCTCCAGAAGTTGAGGCACCGATGGACACTACTCCAGATTTTGAGGCACCAATTGACACTACTCCAGAAGTTGAGGTACTGATGGACAATACTCCAGGAATTGAGGCACCTGTTGACACTAGTACTTTGTATGAGACACCTACACCTTCACCTTCTATTCATCCTGAGCCACTAAAG AAAGATGTTAAGTGCAAATTATACATTGGGCAAGGTTGTGATGTTGTGGCTCTTGGTTGGGTGGTGGCTACCAAAGGCAATGTACATGGGAAAAGTTTAGCACCTGGTAACTATCGCGTGGTTGTTGATAGATGTCTAGATGGGAGTGCAAAACTACCTGTCTCAGTTGGGGATGAGATGACTCTTGTAGTTCATGCGGTCAACAGTTATGTTGCTTGGCCATCGCATCTGATCATTACTTATGATCATGAACAG GAACCTAAGAGACTAAAGAGAAAGAGGATTTCAGCAGCTTGTCCGCCAACACAAGACCTAAAACATCCTCCACAACATCTTCCCACTACTCAAGAAGAGGCAGGATCAAGTATGGCTAGTAAGTCGCCGATTATCTTCAAGGTTCTCACTGGACTTCCGATGTTTTTGAAGATACTTCTAGGTTCAGTTAAGTACGTAGAACCAGGATTCATGATTGACATTGTTATGGAGACCAATATTATGGGCGAACAATATACCTTATATATCTCAAATGAGGATATAGTACACTTTGGACTTATGGAAGAAATCGGCGTGTCTTGCGTTTCATT
- the LOC133825911 gene encoding uncharacterized protein LOC133825911: MSRSWMAKDRLSKEYEDGVESFIEIALKNTVDPKRVHCPCQKCSNLKKLDIKEIKNHLYFNGIDKTYVKWIWHGEQVESTPKVHNENKEFAQVFDDPIEMMRDADDRFVDRPEEFVKFLGGAEKPIFPGSPMSKLVVLVKLYNLKAGSGWSDISFTKLLDLMKEILPKDNEMPSSLYEAKKTLCTLGMDYKKIHACPNDYVLYRNNLENATECPTCKTLRWKRGTEGKEGKKGIPAKVLWYLPPIPRFIRLFRNPEHAKSLRWHEDGRIKDDKLRHPADSLAWKTIDEKWPVIKKDPRNLRLGPSADGINPFSNMSSSYSCWPVILCIYNLPPHLCMKRRFTMPTLLISGSKQPGNDIDVYLAPLIDDLKLLWDGVDCYDSFSKESFILRGLLLWTINDFPAYRNLSGCYVKGYKGFPICGEQTSATRLKFCKKTCYMGHRRFLPADHYLRNQMKAFNGNQELRGPPPIMTGEEIYEEIRLINNRFGKPVTNTKECEDIESRVKSKGKSKTSKKRKRSKKHQVSNDDSLNTTCWKKKSIFFELEYWRHLLVRHNLDFMHIEKNICDSLIGTLLNIPGKTKDSISARRDLALMSESKKELAPKVEENRTYLPPACYTLKKDEKHQFCETLTKIKVPDGFSSNIQNLVSLKDCRLQGLKSHDCHVLMQQMLPIAIRGFLENPVRNAITRMCFFFNALCSKVIDVSKLEVIQLEIVKTLCLFEQYFPPSFFDIMVHLAVHLVREVTLCGPVCFLWMYPFERLMKIYKGYVRNRSRPEGCIVESYIVEEAVKLWQEKEKPTLMEKEDWEVAHQNVLENTVEVQPYIEEHLQYLNKENRTKSRKHIQEEHHRTFQHWFLDKIQKELTDELHEVTETLRWLSLGPTRLAIKHDVFIINGCRFNTKARDDVRVTQNSGVSIVAQTLQVSSARDKNPIYGEMKFYGVIQEIWELDYHEFRIPMFKCDWVDSKNGVEKEKLGFIKVDLNKIGHKKDSFIMASQAKQVFYVEDPSSSRWSIVLASQPRDKVHDDDQQHDFGELQISEKEIMDPFDEHLEEYLEGDDEQADVDSIDEQTDGGSMDVEHEEEDNNKENAEDKKKTHKRTRGIVRLTKIIPDKIKGIKRHLRFNSRGNRSRPQTESFNVI; this comes from the exons atgaGTAGGAGTTGGATGGCGAAAGATAGGTTATCAAAGGAATATGAAGATGGAGTTGAGAGTTTTATTGAAATAGCCTTGAAAAATACAGTGGATCCTAAGAGAGTTCATTGTCCATGTCAAAAGTGTTCTAATTTGAAAAAATTGGATATAAAGGaaataaaaaatcatttgtaTTTCAATGGAATAGACAAAACTTATGTTAAGTGGATATGGCATGGAGAACAAGTTGAGTCTACCCCCAAAGTACACAATGAAAATAAAGAATTTGCTCAAGTGTTTGATGACCCTATAGAGATGATGAGAGATGCAGATGATCGATTTGTGGATAGGCCAGAAGAATTTGTAAAGTTCTTAGGAGGTGCAGAGAAACCAATTTTTCCAGGGTCACCTATGTCAAAGTTGGTTGTTTTGGTAaaattatacaatttaaaagctgGTAGTGGTTGGAGTGACATAAGTTTTACAAAGTTGCTTGATTTGATGAAGGAGATTTTACCAAAAGACAATGAGATGCCTTCTTCCCTTTATGAGGCGAAAAAAACTCTGTGCACTTTAGGAATGGATTATAAAAAGATACATGCCTGCCCTAATGATTATGTTTTATATCGCAACAATTTAGAAAATGCAACCGAGTGCCCTACGTGCAAGACATTGAGATGGAAGAGAGGTACAGAAGGAAAAGAAGGTAAGAAAGGGATTCCAGCTAAAGTATTATGGTATTTGCCACCGATACCAAGATTTATACGTTTGTTTCGGAATCcagaacatgctaaaagtttaaGATGGCATGAGGATGGAAGGATCAAAGATGATAAACTAAGACATCCAGCAGATTCATTAGCTTGGAAAACTATCGATGAGAAATGGCCTGTAATAAAAAAGGATCCTAGGAATCTTCGACTTGGTCCTTCAGCTGATGGCATCAATCCATTTAGCAATATGAGCTCGTCTTACAGTTGCTGGCCAGTGATATTATGTATTTACAACCTCCCTCCTCACCTTTGCATGAAAAGAAGATTCACAATGCCGACTTTGTTAATTTCAGGAAgtaaacaacctggaaatgatataGACGTCTATTTGGCACCGTTGATAGATGATTTAAAGTTGTTGTGGGATGGAGTGGACTGTTATGATTCTTTTAGTAAAGAAAGTTTTATACTGAGAGGGTTACTTTTATGGAcaattaatgattttccagcttataGAAACTTGTCGGGGTGTTATGTTAAGGGTTATAAAGGATTTCCAATATGTGGGGAGCAAACAAGTGCAACAAGATTGAAGTTTTGTAAAAAGACTTGTTACATGGGGCATAGAAGGTTTCTACCTGCAGATCATTATCTTCGTAATCAAATGAAAGCCTTTAATGGTAACCAAGAACTACGAGGACCTCCACCAATAATGACTGGTGAAGAGATTTATGAAGAGATTCGTTTGATAAATAATAGATTCGGAAAACCAGTCACAAATACCAAAGAATGTGAAGACATTGAAAGTAGGGTCAAATCAAAGGGTAAAAGTAAGACGAGTAAGAAACGAAAACGTAGCAAGAAACATCAAGTGAGCAATGATGATTCTTTGAATACTACATGTTGGAAaaagaaatcaattttttttgaaTTGGAGTATTGGAGACATTTGTTAGTCAGACACAATCTCGATTTCATGCATATTGAGAAAAacatatgtgatagtttgataGGAACTTTACTCAATATTCCTGGAAAAACTAAAGATAGTATATCTGCTCGTCGTGATCTCGCTCTAATGTCTGAATCGAAAAAAGAGCTGGCTCCTAAAGTAGAAGAGAatcgaacatatttacctccagCATGTTACACATTAAAAAAAGATGAGAAACACCAATTTTGTGAAACATTGACAAAGATTAAGGTGCCAGATGGTTTTTCATCGAATATTCAAAATTTGGTTTCCTTGAAAGATTGTAGACTACAGGGTCTAAAGTCTCATGACTGTCATGTGTTAATGCAACAAATGCTTCCAATAGCTATTCGAGGCTTTTTAGAAAATCCCGTGAGAAATGCTATAACCAGAATGTGTTTCTTCTTTAATGCCCTTTGCTCTAAAGTTATTGACGTATCAAAGTTGGAGGTTATTCAATTGGAAATTGTGAAGACTTTGTGCTTGTTCGAACAATATTTTCCTCCATCTTTCTTTGATATAATGGTTCATTTGGCAGTTCATCTAGTTAGAGAAGTCACCTTGTGTGGGCCGGTTTGTTTTCTATGGATGTACCCTTTCGAGAGGTTGATGAAAATTTACAAGGGTTATGTGCGAAATCGAAGTCGTCCAGAGGGTTGTATAGTTGAATCTTATATAGTTGAAGAAGCAGTTAAATTAT GGCAAGAGAAGGAAAAACCTACTTTAATGGAAAAAGAAGATTGGGAGGTTGCTCATCAAAATGTCTTGGAGAATACAGTTGAGGTTCAACCTTATATAGA AGAACATTTGCAATATCTAAATAAGGAAAATCGAACAAAATCTAGAAAGCATATTCAAGAAGAGCATCATCGTACCTTTCAACATTGGTTTCTTGATAAG ATTCAGAAAGAGTTGACCGATGAGTTGCATGAAGTTACCGAAACTTTGAGATGGCTTTCATTAGGTCCGACTCGATTGGCAATTAAGCACGACGTGTTTATAATTAATGGTTGTAGGTTCAACACTAAAGCTCGTGATGATGTTAGGGTCACCCAAAATAGTGGTGTAAGTATTGTAGCTCAAACCTTGCAAGTCTCTAGTGCACGTGACAAGAACCCTATATATGGTGAGATGAAATTTTATGGTGTCATtcaagaaatatgggagcttgattatcATGAATTTAGGATACCGATGTTCAAGTGTGATTGGGTAGACAGCAAAAATGGTGTGGAGAAAGAAAAGTTAGGTTTCATTAaagttgatttgaataaaataggACATAAAAAAGACTCATTTATAATGGCAAGTCAAGCTAAACAAGTGTTTTATGTTGAGGATCCTTCTTCATCAAGATGGTCAATAGTGCTTGCTTCACAACCAAGAGACAAAGTGCATGATGACGATCAACAACATGACTTTGGTGAATTACAAATTTCAGAAAAAGA GATCATGGACCCATTTGATGAGCACCTTGAGGAGTACCTAGAGGGTGATGATGAGCAAGCTGATGTTGATTCCATTGATGAGCAGACTGATGGTGGTTCCATGGATGTTGAGCACGAGGAGGAGGATAATAATAAAGAGAACGCGGAAGATAAAAAGAAAACACATAAGCGGACACGAGGCATAGTGCGATTGACGAAGATCATACCAGATAAAATTAAAGGAATCAAACGCCATTTGAGGTTCAATAGCAGGGGCAATCGATCGAGACCCCAAACAGAGAGCTTCAATGTTATTTAG